The genomic window GTTGCAAACGAAATTAATATCTATAAGCCTTGGAATCTTTTGTAAAAAATGTATGCTTCTTCGTTTGAATGAAGAAGGCATACAGTATTAATACGTAACTACTCAGAGTATTCGTCTATTCGATAATAGTCTCATGTATATCCTAATTCTCGGAAAATCATTGTTCCTGCTTGGAAaccaaaaaattatcaaaagctTACTGTTCCGATTATTCGTCGAAGTTACatgattttcttttgaaaaaaaaaaaatacaatataatTCATAAACATTGGAATCTTTGCGCAAAATGTATCGGTTTGAAGGAAACAAGCACACAGAATCGGGATCTAGCTATTTAGAGTATTCGTCGATTCGATGAAAAACTCATGAACATAATTATACACgcgaacattttttgaaaattattgttCTTCCTTGGAAACCATGATAACATCAAAAACTGACTCTTCGGTGCATTCGTCGAATTGATGAAAACTCGTGTACATCCTAACTCAAGCGAATATTGTGAGGAGATCATTGTTCCTGGCTTAAAAACTCAAAATACATCGAAAACTGACTATTCGTCGATTCGATGAAAGACTTATTGTACATCCCAACTcatgcaaatattttttaaattattgctCCTTGCGTGGAAACTGAGAAAATATCAAAAACTGATTATTCATATTATTCGTCGAATCGATGAAAATCTTTTTTGTGTCACATGGCATGCGCCTTTTTTAAGTTATGTAGGGTGAATAGATAAGTATATACTTCTCGGCATTCCAAATCTACATACACTTGAATTAAATATCATACTGAATTTTATACTAACATTTTTAATACAATCTCTATATTACTTAGGTATGCAAGTTTTGGTAgacaattgaattgaaaaataataaaataaacaaaaacaaatacaattaTTCTTAGCTATGGTACAATTATAATATCTCTAATGTTGTTGCATCTgctttatgtaaataaatatctAAAAAATATTGTCTAAGCTTACAATTCCAAAACTCAATTCTCGCGCCAGCAATGATAAGACCAAACACAAAACACTTGCTGTCACCATCATTTGCCTGTTTTTATCCGTTGTGGGCTGTTCACCAATTTCCAAAACTATATTCATACGTACATTTTGTGGCATTATGCTGCAATAATAATCGCCTTTGGTCTTTTCAGAAACTTTATTAATGATCAAATTCATATCCTTGTCCAGTTGATATTGCGACGCATCGACGAGTACATCACGTCCAGTTGCGATGGTGTTGTTGTTCTTGGACCAAATTATGACGTGATGTTCTTCTACGCAAGTCAAAATGCATGAAGAAAAGAAATTAACaccaaagaaaaattagaaaataataatcaGAATAGAGGTCAAGCGTATGTTTATTAGAATAGAAAAATATATTCTAATTAATGCTAAATATTAGAACAAATCTGTATGTATTAATGTTGATGTGTATATGAGAAAGATTTGTACAGGTATACACACACAGGGCCGTATTAAAGGGTGGGTGTCTTAGGCATTACGATTTTCAGGGCCGGGACTTTTTGAagttaatgaaataaaaatatttttcataatctttaaaataaaaatgagtcGCTGAATGTTGTTGCCAAGCGCAAAATTCAGAACGGTTGGACCAATTTCGCTAattatttttttagaatatttcCTGAAATATGAGGATGGTTCTTACGGAGAGAAAAATTCCTTCCGCGAAGGTACCAGGAACCattctattcgaacaaattctatgcatagttcgatttgcctgaaatgtaGCACATAGGTAGCTTTTTATCTAGATAAGTATTTACGACACTTATTTTCGGGAACTGCACCCAAGACCGGGTGGGAGTGGAACTTGGACTTgggctgggactgggaataaggaATGGCGAAAAATAAGAAGAACTAGTGAGAAGAGCAAAAGGGGaaagagaaagagactgagataGAGTTAGGTGAAAAAAGGGAGAGATGGAGAGGAGAAGAAGTTCGGCAAAAGACGGGGAGGGAGAAAACGAAGCAGAGAAGGAGAAAGGCATATGGAGGAGTGAATAAATGAATAAGAGAGGGAGGGAGAGGAAGAGTAAGAGGTAAACActtcttaaaagttttgcagtAATACAGTTGCTAGTAATAcataataaaacaagtagggaagtctaagttcgggtgggaCCGAACATAATATACTCAGCATTGATCTGTTATTGCTATTGCAGCAGTGCTTCGTCTCATCCTGTAGATgcaatcactcacaaattgtcatcaatatatactatatggGAATCCGACAGGGTTGCATAGAAGACAGTTTAAgacgcgttggttccacattggaatgcagaagatggttggtgtcatgtggggacacattgcaagcaggatatacattttgtatgtcggggttgatgctggataattaagagtttaacctgttacaatataaCAAGAATAAAGTTGAGCTAGAATGACGTGTGTctccctggggaggttgctttccttTCCTCCTTTAGTTGGCGTATTTGTCTTTGAGATCGGAGTTCACCGGAGATGCATAGCAATTAGACGACTTTTTGTCGATGTCTCTGTGGGCCTGTTTGTGCTTCCTTTCTTCATAAGGCTGACTTCTTCAGTGCGGAATTTCTCCATAGTTCTTACAGAAATGACTTCTTAAGTTCCCGAGAGGCGGAGCCTCTTCAATCGGTTGGGATGCCCAAGATTTtaggtattcaacagaaattgtTTTTTAGCATTTCTCTCttttattgggagtattctcgtctcacTGTGTAGATTATGATCTAAAGGAATAAGAAGACATCCTGTAGCAGTTCTGATCTCGATGTTCTAACACGCCTGAAATTTCCTTCAGTGTGTTTATTTTAGTTTCGTCGATCATATTGGGAAGGCGGAGCAAACAAGCAGCCGGCTCACTGGTTTTTAAGTGGATATGAGCATTTCTTTGTGTTTTTGCCCAAAGTGCTACCAGCAAGGGACTGGAGGATTTTGTAACGGCTCTGTTAAAGTGTGACTACACGCTCGCCAAAGGTAGgacctgatcgaacgtcacacctagtttttgtttttttttgggtcTTGAACAGTCGGTAACGTAGTGCAATTGGCGTGAATATCCAATATGGTTGACGTTTGCTTcatccacgttgtaaataaggtcaccgaggTTTTGGTCGGTGACAGTGAGATGACAGAGATGAAAAAACTGTAAAAACTGGGGAGATAGTCGTTAATTTTAGAGCATAGCTCAACAATGGATGCGCCAGGACCTATTTTCATTATCGGGCAGACATCGGGGTAGGATACAATGGTAACTCAGTCTGGTGAGGGAAGGGGGCttcatttgtaaaaataaaacaaaagctaCTTGTTCAATTCTTCTGGGtttggatgttacgttcctgagcTGCACCAATGACGGCCGATCACATAGATAATTTTTAGTTCAACTGCCCCGTGGCGGCTTTAGACCCATCTTAAACGTGCTCAGGATTGACATGTATATATTATGTATGTCGGCACAAAACTCGAGGAATCTGGGTGCTGGAAGTATACTCAGATAGTGCTTACCAGTATCCATAATTTACTGCCGCCGGGAATTTTTAATTCCGAACAAGATTCTTATTACCGAAAACTGCAATTTGAGAGCGATGATAACAATATTATTCCAAATAGGAATGGTTTGAAGAGGGACACGGCAAGGACACTAAGATGGCTTCAAAATGGACTCAGGTGTGGGGACTCGAATCTATTCGCTTTCCCTAGAGACATCTATGTTATTCAAACTGTCATACTGTGGTGTCTTCCTAACAGAAGTCCCCGTCTACTTACTTACCAGACGCTTGCATGATTCTAACCAACACTTCGCCTCTGACGCGGGTGGTCTGTCATATAACGCCTATTTATTCCAATATTGATATAAATTGGGGACCCTACCCGTTATGTCCCTTCACGCACTTCTATACTTCACTTCCGGCACTgggcttacatatgtatgtatataagaacACATAAATGCATGGGCTCTACGTAGGGTGGAGTTGAAAGCAAATCTAATTTCGCATAGATCAATCCATGGAAAAGGTGTGTatatacaacaataacaaaaatgaaGTAGGTGTGAATTTGTCTACAAACGAACTCAATAGACGACCGAACACATGCGCTTACGTTGGCATTAATTTACATATTTTGTTGTGACTATGTAAATTACAAATATGTGCATGTGTACATATGTTTGAGCGAATGACCATATGAATCTAAGCATGGCTATATATCT from Eurosta solidaginis isolate ZX-2024a chromosome 3, ASM4086904v1, whole genome shotgun sequence includes these protein-coding regions:
- the LOC137243896 gene encoding uncharacterized protein gives rise to the protein MTSVRNNAVSTALLLGWVIFGCLNCSVLAEPQKSSEKSGQDNQDVGDYDEASPENIKVPTKAEPTLKPYFDEDKKIVYAKQDSKVILNCPAKNYDEEHHVIIWSKNNNTIATGRDVLVDASQYQLDKDMNLIINKVSEKTKGDYYCSIMPQNVRMNIVLEIGEQPTTDKNRQMMVTASVLCLVLSLLARELSFGIVSLDNIF